One segment of Kogia breviceps isolate mKogBre1 chromosome 14, mKogBre1 haplotype 1, whole genome shotgun sequence DNA contains the following:
- the ZNF316 gene encoding zinc finger protein 316 codes for MAALHTTPDSPATQRERAEDGSECDPDQEEEEEEEKGEEEGELAKEEVMVVEAEEAEEAEAVGEVAEELEADGVQAGPGQQVEAETEDADAEVVVAEEQSPASGTQEHLNCGGDAESPGLREKALQAPRAPALPRDEDLEQDEDEDEDEEEEEEDEDDSLTSGSQGLVTFEDVAVYFSLEEWERLDADQRELYKEVMQENYGILVSLGYPIPKPDLIFRLEQGEEPWVPDSPRPEEGDIVTGVYTGAWFWTDDIEDHEEDDDEDFLAEVAEEENEPPGLWSAAYGVGDVPGTWGPDDSDSAQTPEGWGLDPSGLGVLAEGSEAKPFLQGREPGASLLAPWAFPAAVAAPAGRPETTCDVCGKVFPHRSRLAKHQRYHAAVKPFGCDECGKGFVYRSHLAIHQRTHTGEKPFPCPDCGKRFVYKSHLVTHRRIHTGERPYRCAFCGAGFGRRSYLVTHQRTHTGERPYPCPHCGRSFSQSSALARHQAVHTADRPHCCPDCGQAFRLRADFQRHRRGGGCVEPGGDGPRREPCETVPSAGPEEAEAGPEGPEVDEADGEAEGEAEAREAAMEAPTPGRKDDPEPDRRFLGLGNGLGEGEGPSSHPLGFHFPMHPKSWLHPDGFPILGLPDFAERLSTDGRPVPGPLGGRLSLVEGAGLACDPFGSGAGPGGGGGLRAFGPAVGGLLAEPAPAALAEEESPWICSDCGKTFGRRAALAKHQRYHAGERPHRCADCGKSFVYGSHLARHRRTHTGERPFPCPECGARFARGSHLAAHVRGHTGEKPFVCGVCGAGFSRRAHLTAHGRAHTGERPYACGECGRRFGQSAALTRHQWAHAEEKPHRCPDCGKGFGHSSDFKRHRRTHTGEKPFRCTDCGRGFAQRSNLAKHRRGHTGERPFPCPECGKRFSQRSVLVTHQRTHTGERPYACANCGRRFSQSSHLLTHMKTHRGTAGAPGQMPAAPAPKAEAPAKGPPSAGAGTGPGERGSTLLEFAGGTSFGSEPTAAFAGPSGAYEESIM; via the exons ATGGCGGCCCTTCACACGACTCCAGACTCCCCAGCCACCCAGCGGGAGAGGGCGGAGGACGGGTCGGAATGTGATCCTgatcaggaggaagaagaggaggaagaaaagggggaagaggagggggagctgGCGAAGGAGGAGGTGATGGTAGTGGAGGCCGAGGAGGCCGAGGAGGCCGAGGCCGTGGGAGAGGTGGCAGAGGAGCTGGAGGCGGACGGGGTGCAGGCAGGGCCGGGGCAGCAGGTGGAGGCGGAGACGGAGGACGCCGATGCGGAGGTGGTGGTGGCAGAAGAGCAGAGTCCGGCGTCGGGGACCCAGGAGCACCTTAACTGTGGTGGGGATGCCGAGTCCCCAGGTCTTCGGGAAAAGG CCCTGCAGGCCCCCCGGGCTCCAGCCCTGCCGAGGGATGAGGACCTGGAGCAGGACGAGGACGAGGACGAGgacgaggaagaggaggaagaggatgaggaCGATTCCCTGACATCGGGGTCTCAG GGGCTGGTGACCTTTGAAGATGTGGCTGTGTATTTCTCCCTGGAGGAGTGGGAAAGGCTGGATGCGGACCAGCGGGAGCTCTACAAGGAAGTCATGCAGGAAAACTATGGGATCCTGGTGTCTTTGG GATACCCAATCCCTAAGCCGGATCTGATCTTCCGGCTGGAGCAAGGAGAGGAGCCTTGGGTCCCGGATAGCCCCCGTCCCGAGGAGGGAGACATTGTCACCGGTGTCTACACAG GGGCCTGGTTCTGGACCGACGACATAGAGGACCACGAGGAGGACGACGACGAGGACTTCCTGGCAGAGGTGGCCGAGGAGGAGAACGAGCCCCCAGGGCTGTGGTCTGCGGCCTACGGCGTGGGGGACGTGCCTGGGACCTGGGGCCCCGACGACTCGGATTCGGCGCAGACTCCAGAGGGGTGGGGTCTTGACCCCAGCGGCCTCGGGGTCCTGGCCGAGGGGTCTGAGGCGAAGCCCTTTCTGCAGGGCCGGGAGCCGGGCGCGAGCCTGCTGGCGCCCTGGGCATTCCCGGCCGCGGTGGCCGCTCCAGCCGGGCGGCCGGAGACGACGTGTGACGTGTGCGGTAAAGTGTTCCCGCACCGGTCCCGGCTGGCCAAGCACCAGCGTTACCACGCGGCCGTCAAGCCCTTCGGCTGCGATGAGTGCGGCAAGGGCTTCGTGTACCGCTCGCACCTGGCCATCCATCAGCGCACCCACACTGGCGAGAAGCCCTTCCCGTGTCCGGACTGCGGCAAGCGCTTCGTGTACAAGTCGCACCTGGTCACGCACCGGCGCATCCACACGGGCGAGCGGCCCTACCGCTGCGCCTTCTGCGGCGCGGGCTTCGGGCGCCGCTCCTACCTGGTCACGCACCAGCGCACGCACACCGGCGAGCGGCCCTACCCCTGCCCGCACTGCGGCCGCAGCTTCAGCCAGAGCTCGGCGCTCGCGCGGCACCAGGCCGTGCACACGGCCGACCGGCCTCACTGCTGCCCCGACTGCGGCCAGGCCTTCCGCCTCCGCGCCGACTTCCAGCGCCATCGACGGGGCGGTGGCTGCGTGGAGCCCGGCGGCGACGGCCCTCGGCGCGAGCCCTGTGAGACAGTGCCCTCGGCGGGGCCCGAGGAGGCCGAGGCCGGGCCCGAGGGGCCTGAGGTTGACGAAGCAGACGGAGAGGCCGAGGGAGAGGCCGAGGCGAGAGAGGCGGCGATGGAGGCGCCCACCCCCGGGAGAAAGGACGACCCCGAGCCGGACAGGCGGTTTCTGGGGCTGGGCAACGGCCTGGGGGAGGGTGAAGGCCCTTCCTCGCACCCGCTCGGCTTCCACTTTCCCATGCACCCCAAGTCTTGGCTCCACCCGGATGGCTTTCCGATCCTGGGCCTCCCAGACTTCGCGGAGCGGCTGTCGACCGACGGGCGCCCCGTGCCCGGACCCCTGGGGGGCCGGCTCTCCCTGGTAGAAGGCGCGGGGCTGGCCTGCGACCCTTTCGGCAGCGGTgctgggcctgggggcggcggcggcCTGCGTGCGTTCGGGCCTGCAGTCGGGGGGCTTTTGGCGGAGCCTGCGCCTGCCGCGCTGGCCGAGGAGGAGAGCCCGTGGATATGTTCCGACTGCGGCAAGACGTTCGGGCGCCGCGCGGCGCTGGCCAAGCACCAGCGCTACCACGCGGGCGAGCGGCCGCACCGCTGCGCCGACTGCGGCAAGAGCTTCGTGTACGGCTCGCACCTGGCGCGCCACCGCCGCACGCACACGGGCGAGCGGCCCTTCCCGTGCCCCGAGTGCGGTGCGCGCTTCGCCCGCGGCTCGCACCTGGCGGCGCACGTGCGTGGCCACACGGGCGAGAAGCCCTTTGTGTGCGGCGTGTGCGGGGCGGGCTTCAGCCGGCGCGCGCACCTGACGGCGCACGGGCGCGCGCACACGGGCGAGCGGCCCTACGCGTGCGGCGAGTGCGGCCGCCGCTTCGGGCAGAGCGCGGCGCTGACGCGACACCAGTGGGCGCACGCCGAGGAGAAGCCGCACCGGTGCCCCGACTGCGGCAAGGGCTTCGGCCACAGCTCGGACTTCAAGCGGCATCGGCGCACGCACACGGGCGAGAAGCCCTTCCGCTGCACCGACTGCGGCCGCGGCTTCGCGCAGCGCTCCAACCTGGCCAAGCACCGGCGCGGCCACACGGGCGAACGGCCCTTCCCGTGCCCCGAGTGCGGCAAGCGGTTTTCGCAGCGCTCGGTGCTCGTGACACACCAGCGCACGCACACGGGCGAGCGGCCCTACGCCTGCGCCAACTGCGGCCGCCGCTTCTCGCAGAGCTCGCACCTTCTCACCCACATGAAGACGCACCGCGGCACGGCGGGCGCGCCCGGCCAGATGCCGGCCGCCCCCGCGCCCAAGGCCGAGGCACCCGCTAAGGGGCCGCCGAGCGCGGGCGCGGGGACCGGGCCCGGGGAGCGCGGCAGCACCCTGCTGGAGTTCGCAGGCGGAACGAGCTTCGGCTCCGAACCGACGGCCGCGTTCGCGGGGCCCTCGGGCGCCTACGAGGAGAGCATCATGTGA